In the Hermetia illucens chromosome 1, iHerIll2.2.curated.20191125, whole genome shotgun sequence genome, aactgataaatatttttgatattgtgtgaaactaggcaaaatacatcccattccgatatatgcacaaataaaattaataatagtatattaccatgctttagaaatttaccgacaaatcgcccttaagttcatcccagaaatacaaaatttaacatcagcataggcgataatataggacctaattgaaaagtttgaagacaatccgaccattattaacaaagttataggagatcaaagtttcgcatttcaagtaaatttatggcactctAAGTGGTCTAGGaatttatatgaacggcggggtccatggggacgttttggattctttttaaggttttgtgtaaacacaaaaccttattaaaatcagtttactgtctgtctgtctatccgtctggtgctcagaggtggcgatgaggaagacggggcggcaaccctgtcggccaaaccaaaacgaagtggcccaggagaacctccataatggtggcaccgagagacgctgtactcactttggtttgccggccgtgatgcagtaggcgaatgctccaaaggcctaattaggacgatcagaccggagtctgcacgggggctcatctgaagtgacaaattggtcacgaaaccttaccaggggtatactggtaccatgggaaccgggatagcacctggactctcatacttcgggtgaattcccgttgtatgtgagtacaactcggttgtttgcggttggtccccctagtggtagtttcatggtggttgtggttatgctcaagcgagaagagaccttcgggcctcggcgtggtgttgcgtttcaacacggacgccgtactccttagttcagtagagatttaagtaggtcttgcatccaccagtatgaatgctaatctatgcacttggtatagactggtaccattgttgtacaggtgctcacgtaaaacccttaaGGACTCACTGTCCAGAATGAGATACATTTCAATAGTACGGTGCTACTCACCAATAAAGAATTTCAATACAGAGAAGAAAAATGCAGTCGTGGAGAGGCGTCTTAAAGGTGACAGTGCGATCATAATAGATGATCTGAACGCCAAGGTGGcctctgacaataccttgctcaTATACGTATATGATGGGAAAACACGGTATCGGCTAACGCAacaatggtgaaaaatttggtaAGGTAGGGTCAACTCATCAATTCTTCCATAATTTCCCCAGGGGACAACGGATGCCGCTAGAACTGTAGCTATCAGATACGTTGAGATGAAACACCTCCAACTGAACCCTACAGCCATCCAACAAAGTGCGAGTCCAAGTAATGACAGCAGAATTACTCCCGAGATATTTCACTATCAAGAATGGGCATGCTCAATCATGTTTTCTTTAAGGTAAGTATCGGAGACCctgtcctcttcaagtccatccactTGCTGGCCTATAATGACGATATTAATTTACTCTATAATCAAAAAGTGACAACTTAATTTTCAGACTCCTCCAAAATAATATCCACTTGAAGCAACGCAGCGTCAGCCTTTCACCCCTTCGTCCATGCACCGCTGGTAGGCCGCCCAAGAGATGGCATTTAACTCTCTTGtcgcattttaattttttcttaattttttttaatttttgaaaatgccaTTCGGACGATTGTTGACTTGTCTCCATGTCAAACGTAGACCCAAGTCTTATCACCAATAATTATGCATTTCATGAAGTCGGACCATTATTCGCTTCAGAAATCAGGTTCTAAGCAACCGCCTTTCGATGTTGTTTTTGCACGAAATTTAGGTATGTTGGGTGGAGCCGGGATGTGGCACGTCCCATACGCAAAATTTccatttcgaattggtggacctcggcgcaaaacagggatgtctggggttccttattaaggcaagcctagaccggatatcggttgttacgccgttgttgatgatgactaTCACTGTACGGCTTCTTTTGTAGCCTTTGTACAACTTATATGCCAGAGTTTTCGACAGAGCAGACCCGAAGTCTTTTTGCAACATTTTCAATACATTAGCACACGAAACTTCGTTAGGAACCCAAATTTAAACAAACTCTTTGCTGAACAAATGATGCCTTGGCGCTAAAATATTGACCTGTATGTTAGTTAAGGTAGtacaatcttaaaaaaaaactcttttcACTAACGGAAGGGGAAAGGAGGGAGCTAAATTTTCTTCGCAACGGAAAGAACGTAATAGGTTAGATATTgcttctatttgtagtcaagcctaaaattgatagaccagtagcttactccaaactacaatttttattttacagtataaatatatatatatatatatatagttaaaaaagcccacggaccctcttcccacccaaccggaccgaggggcgaccaacctaaggatgggctgaaggcaacatccaaaggcccgcatcacagcgatgatgcgttttaacgcaaagtgtgtgcgaccatgcgaaaatgtattactacatcccgattgtcgcaaacacttcagccaatgacgcggaggttctacactacagagacatggatcttatatcgaagacagtgcggatcaagactgaaacccattaggtcagattgttaccggacaggactcttcggactatagcacaggttgcaaggataaccgctttttgcatctccatgtatagtccagccctaagatcgagcgttttcagcgctttatgtaagttctgcaggactaatcccgtcgctgaaattactactgggactacttcgatcttttgtagtctccaggtctgcttcatgTCGTCTGCCaatgggccgtagttccggattttttcgtgctgtttttcaacagtgttccggtccaacggtacagctacatcgattataaagcacgctcgttcttccttcagaagcagaactagatcgggtctgttatgattaacactgtggttggTGGCAAtaatgtgatcccacagtagtttgacccgatcattttccaagattctctgcggagtatacttatagtaagggtggtaggttgccactaagttatacctcaacgcaaggttttgatggagaatcttgcagacggagttatgacgattggtgtactcggtactgctcaacatcctgcacgcagatgttatgtgctggatggtctcctcttcacagttgcataacctacaactggagttggtgattcaggagtcgtgaagaatgtaccgtttataattttttgttgggagcgaagcatcctgaattgaagttaggaatgcttcgttgtcatagaaaagtacaccatttgtcaaccattttttggaggcttcgatgtcaatgcctgacaacaacaaatttttgatatgacctccgtgaatgggtttctctttccacatgtcgatcttctgttggactgaagtaacattcgacatgggatcccattctctgcttctcaagttcaaaggagataatttattatctgccatgacggtagcctgatgtatttggctagaggattgtttctcatagaaaaactcacgaagagaatgcacttgattgtagtgcaacgtttttaaatcaagtaccccccttcctccctgatgacgtgggatagtgatcctcaatatTGCGGcaactctattgtgcatgttgttgtttgcaagaacaaCCCTTACCCGTCCATTGACAGATtataaatcagtattactccacagtatcacaccgaaagtgtacagaaggacgggaatagcgaaggtgttgattgccatgattttatttttcccgtacagctcagttttaaggacaagatccagacgccgttcaaattcccccagcaacttagatttgattattgccacagcaggtgttgttgtttgcaatatgccgaggtatttgtagacgtcgtccgaatccgtcggtgtgttttccccgaacaattgtttttatgcgacatttctccaaacccaactgcatgccgatatccctgctgaactggatagtgatgtccagcaaggagcgaagttggttctcgtctttggcatacaatttgatgtcgttaatgtacattaaatggcttaatgtacatttcgacaatatgccatgcttgacttggaacccgtatttgctttcatgcaaaagatgggatagcggattcaaagccaaacaaaaccacagtgggcttagagagtcgccttggaaaataccacgcctgattggtatctctcctgatgtttgcggagataccgatagcttcgtgctccaattcttcattactgttctcagtagaagaacgacattcgggttgattttatacaagcgtaacacttgtagtaaccacgaatgtgaatCAAGGGCGTTGAAACGCGCCGAGCAGCAAGTCTAGCCATTGGTGGAAAACCAGTTTATATACTTTTGCCGGTGAAAAGCGGGCAGTGATAGATGCCTTTAGCGCTGTTGCCACCAACAAGTACGAGATCCCTGACGAATAAGGCTGTACAAGGTGGTCCATCTGATCAGCACCAAGTACGCAAGGTTACCACAGAGTCCCCATTTGTCTGGTGAtaagtttataaccgagtccccatgAATCCCCCTTCACCTCTTTGACTAAGTCGTAacagcagcgagctttggtTTTCTTTATCGCGCTGCAGAGACTCCTTTTAGCTGGTCTGTACTCTGCAATTTTGACACATGCCTCCTCCCTTGCGTGTAAATCTTGTGCCAAACCGCGGAGTTAATGGCACTCCTGCAGTAGATCCGCAGTTTCCGCTGTGCACCAGTGCATAGACGGACGTCACGTTACCGAGCATAGGAGCTTCATAAGCGCTATCAGGTtcgtcactgaatttacgacaatgtTAGCTGCAACACCACGACCCCCGATATTCATGCTCGCAATGTTCCAAGCGCAGAGGAGGTACAAACTGAAAATCCACCACCCACTCACCGATGGCGCCAGTAATTGCGAAGCAGATATTACGTCAGGTTGATGTGGATCCCATTTTTAAAACTGCGACCCCGgctttcgccgccatttccaggatccgcTTCCGTCTGGAGTCTGGGTGGGGCATACGTTGAAAGTCCTCATCGTCTCATACGgttttttaataaacatttaCTGCGCTAATAAGgttaagttttcaattttctgtaattttctCTATGCCGTGATCAGAACACACATCCGCCAGGTCGATTTAGGGTTGCCTTTTGGATTTACGCGTTAAGATCAACATGAAGAGATAGTTTGATGATTTTCCTACACTTGTATAGTGTCTCCATTTGTACTTTAAGGAATTGTATGCAAAACAGCGTGTTTGCAGGATTGGTCAACAATCAAACTTATTTTCCCAATAAATCGGGCGAATGTGAGGCTCAAGAACTATATGACGCAGGAAACTTTAGAAAAGACAATTCAGGTCACCTTCCACTCAAGCATTAATATCAAAAGACGGATCCTTCGAAAACTGTGACTTGATGAACCGGAGGTTCTTTAATTTTACAAGGCCTTCATGTTCGAATATAATATGTATGCCAAAGAGAGCCTTTCAGACAATTGGTTGTAGTGACCTCCTTGATATTCAGTTCCTCCTGATGCTATCATTTCCCATTTATAATTTCTGTCGTAAGCAGTTAACATCCAGGATCCTTCCAAGGCTTTCGTTTGTATTTATCTTATTCAAAGATTTAGTCCAATTTTCGGAATCTCATGATAACTACACAACTTTAACGCATATTTTGCAGAATAAAAAGCAGATGATTAGTTATCATATAAGTtatcttttattgttttttatcaCTTAATAACCCTTAAATTTCTAACAAATTTAacatttccattattttccttttattcatGTTTGCGACAGTTTTAAAGAGGCTACAGTTTCTATGTGAATTATGCAAATAATTGCGATTTGAAATGATGATGCTTATAAATTAGGAGGAAAATTCGAACATAAATATTTACGCTATGAAAATGCCATTGAAACACAAAATATATACCAAGCAGCAAAAATATACGTCAATTTACAGTCTCTTTCGAACCGATATTCCTTACATTAATTTTATTCCAGTGAAAACACATTCGATATGGGTGTCTAGAGTAGATTGGTCTCTCCATTCCAATTCTTTGAATTCGCTAAGCAAAGTATCGTGAATGTAGCGCAAAaactactgcaaaatttcgtgctaACTGCTAATTTCGTGTAGGTTTATGCTGTAGTAGATATAATTTAAGTTTCAAAGTGTGGCCAATATTCGAGTAAAGCCTAAACAAGCCGATATTATAGTTTGTCCAACTCCCCACACCATTGCGAATATGGGGGACATATGCAAGCTGGACGCTCGATGTACAAATGCAATTGCAGCGCTACTCACAACGCCGCTAGTTGCCGGCGACACAAAACCCATTAGTAATATAAGGATTGAAAAGAAACGGCCAAATTTGTGTTTGCGTAGCGTTACAAATGCAATCAACGCGGCACATGTATGCacaaacacggaagagaagaaGGCCCACAGGAATATATGATACCACATTTCACGGAACGTATTCAAGCGATTCTGCGATCGCAAGCCCATAACATCAGCAATCGTATCCAACTCATCGGAATCGTACATTTGATTTAAATACAAATCGACTTTATACAAACTAAGGGGTTCTCGGGATTTCCTAAGAATTCTATTAGCAACTTGCCTACTTGATATACAAAACTACTATACACTACTTATTACTGTGAAAATTTTCTTGGCTAAATTCACTTAAAAATTAATGATCAAATCGTCGTATTAAATATTCCTCAGTTGTCTCCTCGTTGCAGAGTATCCTCGCAAAGAATATTTCAATCACTAAACTCCGTAGAATTCACATGATGCATTTGTAGAGAAATGCTGGTCTCTTTTAGTGTATACGTTAAAAATTCTTCCACTCAGATGATGTCTTTTGTTGCCTAATTGCGCTTGTAGTACGCTGAATTAATATATGTAAGTTAGTAATATCGTTTTCCCTAAAGAATCACTTCGTAGTTTACTTTTGATTCCGTCTTCAAGTCTAGTCGATTAAACTATTGCattgatttctcttttgcttggtaTTTCACATAAATATTGCATCAATCTATTGACGTTGTCATGTATGGAAGTTTAGAGGGAGGCTCCACAAAGCGCCACCAGCAGCGCTCATCAAATTCGGGTTTGTTATCCCTGGACATTATTTCCAAAATGTAACTGGCCTGAAAAGAGAGGAAGCCTATTTAGTAAAACCCATTTATTACAAATAAAAACTACATaggaaatgttaaaaaaatttaaaaattatagcacATTGTGGTCCTTACCACAATGTTTGCCAACAATTTACAAAGGTACTGATTATGAGGTCCAGGCAAGACAGAAATCCATTGAGTAAATTTTGTCATCTGCTTAGTGGAATAAGAGActgggtggagtactatcgaatCCACCACAATGAGGAGATCCATAAAGCTAAGAAACGCTCGTAGAATCTAGTAATCCTCTTGTCCATATAGAATTGGGGGTTCTACTCATAGAACAGCAATTGCACTTGGCTACTTGCCAACAGGATGGAAACAGATTACAGTGAGGTTCATACCATAACCAGGGTAAGACCAGATCCAAGCTAAAGCTTAGAGTCTGTCTAAACTCTTTCGGTATCAAAAATTTGGAGTAGTTGGTTTAGAAACACATGAGGAAGAGACTGATACCTCTTCATGTTAACCAACATGTTTATAATGCATTCATCAACCAAAAGACAACTTTCTAAGCACTAGTGAATATAGAAAGTGCCGCCAggaagtatttatttatttatttaatgaggacaatacacagaaaataaactccttattacatattgtcctcacaaggaggagcaagtgaatagcttattttacgcttagaactagagaaggaaatagagtcaaaggatccAAGCTGTAaagcgttgtaggaccggcatagcctcgggatcggagagtggaagtaaatctcgagctccgcgaagggtacataaaaaatgtccgcactacgtgtgttatgagacgaggcgatacggaaagtaatatccgagttggcggagcaatccatcagacaattgcagagtttgaaaagagtacacatatcaaggaagatacggcgttgctgcagggagggaAGATTTagagtgcggagtcgtgacggataatcaacccgtgtaaggttctttttgtaaaacaagGTCAAGAGCGCGGCAATCACCAATGCGGAAggaggaccagactacacagcaatatacaaggatgtttctgacaagggaatagaattgaagtaaagtcggaggatgaacgtaggataaaaccagacattttggaagctctgttGATCATGTCAACGAAgtcggaattgaaacgaagtttctcgtcgaatattacacccaggtctttgaaggaggtcagtagtgaaaggggttgtccactaagagaataggaaaaggatgttggggaggatttaagcgaatagcacatccagtggcgtttgttgccattcagcttgttgaccgaacaccaacggactaaattatcaaggttggactgtaagagagcacagtctagcggagacgaaacagaggcaaatccgGGCAGGTGagaatggaggcgaggtcattaataaaaaacaagaagattagcgggccaagtatagagccttaggcaacaccagaggaagaagagaattaaCGAAATGagcaaccatgaaaagaaactttgcaggaacggtatgagaggtaggaggaaagccaggggaTGACTGAGGGAgaaagtctagtaatgaaagtttagagaggagaatgttatggtcaacggtatcaaaggctttggagaaatcggtataaatagcacgtacctcctgtcgtgaattaaagcatttaacaAAGACCAGAACTTTTGAAACCGTA is a window encoding:
- the LOC119661306 gene encoding transmembrane protein 170A; this encodes MYDSDELDTIADVMGLRSQNRLNTFREMWYHIFLWAFFSSVFVHTCAALIAFVTLRKHKFGRFFSILILLMGFVSPATSGVVSSAAIAFVHRASSLHMSPIFAMVWGVGQTIISACLGFTRILATL